The Myxococcales bacterium region ACGGACATCAACATGCCCATCATGGACGGCTTGAAGCTCGTTCGCCGCGTGCGCTCCGACCCGACGCACAAGGATGTCCCGATCATCATCATCACGACGGAGAGCGCACAGGAAGACCGGCGCCGCGCCCTCGAGCTCGGTGCGAACGCTTACATCACCAAGCCGATCCAAGCGCCTCAAGTCATCGCGAAGGTCCGCGAGCTGCTCAAGATCCCGAGCTAGTCGAAAGCGCCGAGACGCGGACGACCTCGGCACGGAAGTCTTTCGCCGGGTCCATGCGCGCGAGCAGCGCCTCCGCCGGGGTCTTGCCAGCGAGGACAAGCGCACGGAGAGGGTCGAGGTGGCGCCGCTCGTCTTTGCCCTGCGCGTCGGCGAAGGCGCGGCGCTCAAGGCCGCGGTCGGCGATCGTTACCACGGCCTCCGCAAGCTTCTGGAGCGGCGCGCCGCGGAACGTAGACCGGAGCCCCAATCGATAGACCTCTCGCCGCAACGCCGCGACCTCGTCATGCGTAACGTCGCCGAGCGTCGCTTCCAGTTCGTCGAGCGCGCGCGGGTCGTAGACGAGGCCAACGGCCAAGGCCGCGAGCGCAGGGGCGAGCGCGAGGCTCTGCGAATCGGCCGAGCGGAGCTCGATCGTGTGCTTCAGGCGAACCTCGGGGAAGAGCGTGTTTATGTGCAGCCGCCAATCGGCCTGCGTGGCGTGGTGCTCGCCCATGCCATCTTTCCAGAACTGCCGGAACGTCTGCCCCGTGTTGCGCAGGTATTCGTGGCCGCGCTTGATCAGGAACATGGGCACGTCGAGGGCCCACTCGACGTAGTCGGTGTAGCTGGCATCAGGCAGAAAGAGTCGCGGCAAGAGGCCCGTGCGATCAGGATCGACGTCGAGCCAAACAGCGCCACGTTCTGAGAGCGCTTCGCCGCGCCGGCCTTCGACAAACGGGCTGTTAGCGAAGAGCGCCGTGACGAGCGGAGCGAGCGCGAGGAGCACCCGCATTTTTCGCATGGCGTCGCGTTCGCTCGAGAAGTCGAGATTGGCCTGCACCGTCGAGGTGCGCAGCATCATGTCGAGGCCGCGTCCGCCGCGCGTCGGCAGGTAGTCGCGCATGATCGCGTAGCGTTTCTTCGGGACCCAAGGGAGCTCGGCGCGCGTCGCGAAGGGGTGGAAGCCCAATCCCAGGAGCTCGAGGCCGAGACCTTTGACGATGGGGGCGAGCTCCCGTTGATGCGCCTCGAGCTCGTCGGCCACCTCGTGCACGGTTCGGTACGGCGCGCCGCTCAGCTCTAGCTGTCCGCCGGGCTCGAGGGTTACCGAGGCCCGGCCCCGCGTCAGCGCGATGATCGGGCCCCCTTCCGTCTCGCGCTCGGCGAGCCAACCGTGCTTCTCCAGCGCAGCCAAGATGGCGGCCACGCCGCGCGGCCCCTCGTAGGGGATCGGCGCAAACGTGAGCGCGTCGATGGCGGGCTTCTCCATCTCGGCGCCGACGGCGTGAAGCTCGGGGCCTTTCTCGGCCTCCCGGAAGGGCGCGAGCAGATCTTCGAAGCGCACGAGCGGCGCAGGGGTTCCCGCAAGAGAGGTCGGCACGCGGGGACTGTAGAGCGTATTTCGCAATGAGGCGACGCTGAAAGTCGAGGTCGCGCGTGTGCGTTCCTGTCAAGAGCGGCGGGTCGCTCGCAAGCGACGTTGCCTCAGCCCCGCGCCGACGCTCGCCCAAACGACGGCCGTGCGACCTTCTTTCGGTCGAAGAGCCGCACGCGTCGAACGAAGAGATCGAGGACGAAGACCAGGACCGCCAAGAGGACGAATCGCGACCAAAGCTGCTCGCTGAATTTGATTCGCTCGCCCGCCGCATCGAACCAGCGCGCCACGGGGGCGCTCAGCGCGCCGCCGGTGGCCTCGGCCGCTCGCGCCAAGGTCGCCTTGTCGGCCTCCAGCGCTAGGTATTCGCGCGGGTACGGGTTGGACACGTGCCCGTAGCTCTCCGCGACAACCACCGAGCGCGCGCCCTTGCCGTCGTCCACAACCTTCTCCAGCGTGGCCCGGAGCGAGAACGAACCGTAGCGATCGAGGGGAAAGTCCGCCTCGTAGCGACCGGGCGCCGTCTGCCGCATCGGGGGCCGCCGCACCTCGCCGCCGCGCTCCGACTTGAGCTCGAGCTTCGCGTCGAGACCGTTTTGAAAGCGATCGTCAACGCCGACGGCGTCGATGGCGGCGCGCACGTGGCCCGTCGCCGGGTCGATCTCGGCGCGCATGTCGAGGACCCTGCCCCGCTTCTGGCGCATGTGCTCACGCACGAGTTGTCCCCAAAACTGCCCGTATTGTGGCCACTTGAGCCACTCGACGGCCCAAAGATTCTTCACGTCGCTGGTCCACGCGACGGACCATCCGAGGCCGACGCGCCACCTGGCAAGGATCGGCTCGCCGAGCTCCGACTGGAGAACCTCTTGCGCCGGCGGAGGCTTCATTTTGGTGGCGACGTAGCCGTGCAAGTAAGGCGCGGCGCGCACGTCGATGCCTCGGAGAAAGTCCGCGCTCTGGACGACGCGCGGCTGGAAGTACTCCTCCACGGCCGCTGAGCGGCTGATCATCTCGGTCTCTCGCGTGAAGACGCGAGGCAGCGACTGCGGGTCCAGGACTTTGTAGAAACGTCCGCCGCCGACATCGGAGACCATGCGAAGGAGGTTCTCGTCAATTTCAGCGCCGAGCCCCACGGAGCTAACGGTGACGCCCTCAGCCACCATCGCCTGAACGAGATCGCGAATGCCCGCCGACGGCGCTTGCCCGTCGGTGAGGAGGATCACGTGCTTCTTCCGGGCCCGCGTCACGCGTAGCTCCGTGTACGCCGCGTCGAGCGCGGGGAAGATCTCCGTGCCGCCGCCGGGCTGAATGCGGGCGATGTCGTTCTGGATACGGGCGCGGTGTTTCGCCGGCGTCATGCGCACGACGCGCGTCGGGGCCGAATCGAAAGCGATGACCTCCAAGAGGTCTTCGCCGGACAGCGTGTCGGCCGTCGCCTTCGCGGCAGCTTTGGCCATCTCGATCTTGATGCCCGTCATGGAGCCCGAGCGGTCGATGGCTAGGACCATCGCCACCCCCGGCTCGTCCCGCTTTTTTTCCGAGTCCATGCGGACCGGCAACATCCGTTCGATGGTCGTTCGGTACCAGCCGCCGAGCCCATAACCGGCCTCGCCGCCGGCGAAGAGAAACCCGCCGCCGAGATCGCGGACGTAGCCCTCGATGGCCTCCTGCTGCGTCATCGAGACGGCGTCGGCAGGCGCGTCGGAGAGAATGACGAAATCGTAGCGCTCGAGCTCGCGCAAGCTCTGCGGGATCTCCCGGGGCCCACGAACGTCGACGTCGAAGTCCTGCGCCGAAAGGGCGCTTTGCAGGTAGCTCGCGCGGGCTTGGTTGCCCTCGACGTAGAGCACTGTGGGTCGCCCCGGCACCGAGACCGTGACGGAGGAGCGGTTGTTCTCGCGGAAGCGATCCTCCGCAATGTCCGTCAGCTCGAGCGCGTAGGTCACTTCGCCGGAGACACGCACGACGCTCTTGAAGGAGACCTCGCTCACGCCGGCGGGCAGGTCGACGGTGCGAACGCCGTCGAGGCCGTTGATGGCCTCGCCCTGCCGCAGCGTGGCCTTCACCTTCTGGGGGCGGCTTGAAAAGACGCTCGCCCGCACGTCGAAGGCCTCACCGACCTTGATCTTGTCGGGACCGCGCAGCTCACGAATGGCGACTTCGCCAGGCACCGGCCGCTGGTATGGAACCGTGAAGAGGCGGACGCCGAAACCAGCGGCGCGGCTCGCTTCGGCGAGAATGTCGCCGTCGGTTTGGACGCCGTCGGAGAACAGCACGGCGCGCCGCAGCGTTCCCTCCGGATAGAGGCCGTAGGCGAGCTGCAGGGCCGCCGCCAAGTCCGAGGCGGCGCCGAGGCCCGCGCGCGTCGGCGCGCTCGGTGCTCCCGCCGCGCCGCCATCGACGGTTGGCGGGGCGCCGGGCGATGTGACGGGGTCGTGCCTCGTCAGCGGCGGCACCACCGTGCTGCCTTCGTCGATGGCCACGAGGCGCGGGCGCCGCGCGAACGTGACGACGCGAAACGTCGCGTCTTTGGGCTTCTCGAGGATGGCCTTCTGGATCGCTTCACGCGCGTCGTCGAGGGCGAGGTCGGGCACCGAGTCCGAGACGTCGACGAGGAAGACGGTGCTCACCTTCTGCGTGCTGCCGGTGCGCGCGAGCCGCGCCAGGCCGAAGGCTAGGAGCGCCACAAACGCGATACGGAGCACGATGGAGAGGACGCGCTGCGCGAGCGGCAAATCCGCGAGCGACCGGCCGAGCACCCACAAGAAGTAGGGTGCCAGGAGCAAGAGCCCGAGCATGCGAGGCGCCAAGAGCTCGTAGGTCTCGCCGCCGCGCTCGAAGCGAAGCGTTGGCCCCGCGCCGATGACGTACCGCAGGTACACATGCGCCAGGATCGCAAACAGGACCAGCGCCGCCGCCGGCAGGACAAAGCGCTTCACCTTGTTCATACGGTGAGCCTCCGGTGGTAGGTAGCCCACTCGAGCGCGGTCAGGAGCACCGCGAGGATGAGCAGGTAGACCCAGATCTCGCGACGCACGCCGAGCTGAAAGCCAGCCAGCGCCGCCGCGCGCTGCCCGTCGACGACCAGCTCCGGCGCCGGCGCGATGGTGCTCTCCGTCACGTCGAGGAGATTCGCCGCGAAGCTCGTCTTGGCGCCGCCGCCGCTCTCGAGCTCGTAGAAGCCGGCGCGCGTCCCAAGAAAGACGGCGCGCCCCTCGTGAATGGGGACTTGCTTGTGCTCGCCCTCGGGCATCGTGAGCGTCGCCGCCCCTTCGCCTTGCGCGGTGATGCGCCAGACTTCGCCGGTCCGGAAACTTGAGAGGTAGCTCGCGTCCTCATCGGTGAACCAGTTGATGGTGTTCACGAGGAAGAGCGGCCAGGCGACGCGCAGCGGCAAGTCGCTCTCGCGAACGTCAAAGCCGAGGGCCACGAACTTGAACCCACCGCGGACGCCGGAGGCCAAAACCGGCGCCCCAGCCACGGCACCGAGGGCGCGATCCCCTGGTCCCAGCGTCAGACGATGCGCACGCCGAATGCCAACCGACTCGAGCGCGAGGAAGCGAGCCACGGGGTGCTTGCCGTCGACCTTGTCGAAGGCGGGCCAATCGATCTCGGGACCGACCTTCACCGGCGAGCCGCTCCCGCGCGGGTCTAGGTAGAGCGCGTGAGCCTTGGGCAGCTCGGCCGGCGTCGCTCCGTCGAAGATGGCGACGTCGTAGGTCGATGACGCCGCGTGCGCGTAGTCCTTCGGCTTCACCTGCGTGACGTCGAGGTACTCATCGAGGAGGAGCGCCGCCTCGAGGTAGGTGTTGCCGTCACTCACGACGAGCACCTTGGCGCGACGCCGCTCCGGCAAGAGCGCGTAGGCGCGGTCGTCGGCCGGGAGGTCGTCGTGGCCGCCGCCTACGAGACCGAGGCGCGCCTCGAGGGCGCGACTCGCCCCCGACAAGTTCGGATAGAAGCGCGGCAGGCGCTCGCCGGGAGCCAGGCGAAGCTTGCTGAGGTCCACCAAGACGCCATCGCCAAAGAGCGAGAGTTCGACGTCCTCCGGGGTGTCTGACGTGTTGGTCACCTCGAGCATCACCTCGTACCGACTTTTGTCGAGCGGATAGCGGCGCACCGAGAACTGCGTGATGGCGACGTTTCGCTTGCCGCGACCGACGGGAACATAGACGAGCTTGGCGTCGCCGAGGCGCACGGCGCCGGACGCGTCGGCGGCCTCGCCGACGTTGCCATCGGAGACCACGACGATCTCCGAGCGCTCCAAGCCTCGTACCGCGTCGGTCGCGAAGCGCAGCGCCCGCGCGAAGTCGACGCGCGTGTCGGTCGCGCTGATGCGATCCAAGGAGCGCTCCAGCTCCGCTGTGTCGCCGCTCATGGGGACGAGCGCCGTCGTGACCGCGTCCATTTGCGCGATGAGCATGCGGTCCGCGCCGCCGAGGCCACGGATCATCTTCCGCACCTCGTCCTTGGCGGAGCCCAGACGCGTACCCGAAACGTCCGTGGCTTGCATCGACGCGCTTGCGTCGACCAGCACGACGAGGTTGCGACCTTTCACGAGCGACGCGGCGGCGCGCGGATCGCCCAGCGCGAGCACCAAGAGAACCAGGAGTGCGAGCTGCAGGAGCAACGACAGGAGGCGCTTGAGCTTGGAGAAGAGGCTCGTGGCCTCCTTGTCGCGAAGGATGCGGTTCCACAGCGGCGAGAAGGGCACCGCCACGGCGCGGCGCCGCAGCTTCAGGATGTAGAAGACGGTAACGAGCGCCGCCGCTGCGCCAAAGATGGCGAGGAGCTGCGCGAGTGGCAGGCCAGCGAGGGTCACCGCAAGAACCCTCCGCGACGAAAGACGCGCAGGACCATCTCGTCGAAGGGCACGGTCACGTCAGCGCGCACGTAGGGGACCTGCTTGGTCGCCGCGAAACGTTCGACATCGGCCAGGTACCCTTCGTAGGCCTTTGCGTAGCGTTCCAAGACCGCCGAGGTGACGGTGACTTCGCGTTCATCGCCAGTCTCGCAGTCGTAGACGAGCACGTCGCCCTGAAGCTTCGGATGAGCATCGGCCGGGTCGACGACATGAACCACGAAGGGCTCGAACTTCGCGTAGCGAAGGACGTTGATGCCGCGCTCGAAGCCGGCCGGATCGTACAGGTCGCTTACGAGGACCACGATGCCGCGGCGCTTGTGTTGCGCGACGAAGGCGCGGAGCGCGTCCTCGAGGTTCGTCGTTCCCGTGGCCGTTTGCTGGCGCAGGTAGCGAAAGATTTTGAAGATGCGCGCCTTGCCGCGGGTCTCCGGCATGCGCGACACGACGCGGTCGCTGGTCGTTACCACCTCGACGCGATCGAGGTTGGCCAAGGCCACATAGGCGAGCGCCGCGGTGATCCGCTTTCCGTAGGGGAGCTTTCGACCGAGGCCGCCGCCTTCTTTGAAGGCCATCGACACGCTCGCATCGAGGATGAAGTAGATGGCGAGATCCTCTTCCTCTTCGTAGAGCCGCAAGAGCAGCTTGTCGAAGCGCTGAAAGACGCTCCAATCGAGGTACCGAATGTCGTCGCCGGGTTGGTACTCGCGATGGTCGGCGAACTCGACGCCGCTGCCGGTCTTCTTCGTGCGCCGCTCGGCGCGAAGGCGCCCCGCAAAGGCGCGGCGGCTCACGAGCGCGAGGTAGTCCAGCTTCCGCTGAAACTCGTCGTCGAAGAGCTCCTCACCGGCGTCGTCACCTTGGGAGCGGCGGGCGCGCAGCCCTAGGCTTTCAAGCAGCCCCAACGGCCGCCTCCCCGGCGAGACCCGCCTTCGTCTCCGGGGAGGAACCTTGAGGACCTCGGCGAGCGCCGCGTCGGACTTGATGCCTTCCGCTTCGCCTTCGAAGTTGAGCAGGACGCGATGGCGCAGGGCTGGCAGGGCTACGGCGCGCACGTCGTCGACGCTCGCGGCGAAGCGGCCCTCAAAGAGCGCTCGGATCTTGGCCGCCAGGAGCACCGCCTGCGCGCCGCGCGGTGACGCCCCGAAGCGGACGAAGCGGCGCACCGTCTCCGGCGCGTCGGGTCCGTCGGGGTGGGTGGCCTGAAGGAGCCGGACCGCGAAGTCTTGAACGTGTCGCGCGATGGGCACGCGCCGCACGAGCTTCTGCATCTCGAGGATGCGGGGCCGATCGACCACCGCCGTTCGATCCTGACGCGCCTCGCCGGTCGTCAGGTCGAGGATGCGATGGAGCTCGTCGCGGCCCGGGAACGGCACGTGGAGCTTGAAGAGGAACCGATCGAGCTGTGCCTCCGGCAACGGATAGGTTCCCTCCATCTCGAGGGGGTTTTGTGTGGCGAGAACGATGAACGGCGCCTCGAGCGTGTAGGTCGTCTTGCCGACGGTCACGCGATGCTCCTGCATGGCTTCGAGGAGCGCGCTCTGGGTCTTGGGCGTGGCGCGGTTGATCTCGTCGGCCAAGACGATGTTCGCGAAGATCGGCCCCTTGCGAAACTCGAAGGCGCGCTCACCGGCGCCACCTTCCGTGATGACGGTAGTGCCGAGGATGTCAGCGGGCATCAGGTCGGGCGTGAATTGCACGCGGGAGAACGCGAGCGAGAGCGCCTCCGCCAGCGTGCGTACGAGCATCGTCTTGCCGAGCCCCGGGACGCCCTCCAAGAGCGCATGACCGCCGGCGAGCATGCAGGTGAGCACGCCGTCGACGACCTCTTGGTTGCCGACGATGGTGCGGCCAATCTCCTGGCGAAGATCCTGGATGGTCTTTCGGAACGCATCAACTTCGGCGCGAACGCCTTCGAGCTCGGACATGGTGTGCCTTTTCGTGGGTTCGTCTGTCTCGTGCAGCGGAGGCGGGCCCAGGGATTGTCGCGGGGCCGAATCAAGAGAAAGTAGCGCCGCACGTAGAAGCGGTAGCCGCCGGGAATGTCGTCGTGCGTGAGCGTCTCCTCGGCGACGTTTTTGTATTCGCGGTACACCTTCTGGTAGCCGCGCGACGCGAAGCCCCGCTCCGCCGCGCCGAGGATCACCTCGCTGCGGCTGCCGCCCTGCCCCGTGTCTTGACCGGCGACCTGGGTGTCTTGCGTCTGACCGCCGATGCTCGTGGCTTGACCCTGCGGCGAGCCACCGCGCTCGCTCCCGGCGCCGCTGCCGCGCTCTTGCCCTCCGCCGCCCCCAGACTGGGAGCCGCCGCGCCCTTTGCTGAGCATCAACATTTTTTGACCGCCGGGCCCGAGGACCCAGGTCTCGCCCTGCTGGCCTTGCCCCTGCCCCTTTTGCTGACCGCCTTGGCCTTGTTGGCCTTGGCCCTGTTGCCCCTGTCCGTCTTGCCCCTGGCCCTGTTGCCCCTCTTGGCCTTGCCCTTGCTCGCCGCTCCCGCTCTGTTCGCCTTCGCCCTTTTGGCCTTGGCCCTGGCTACCACCGCGAGCGTGTCGCTGGAACTTCTGGAGCCGCACCATCTGCTGCTTGCCGCCCTTGCCTTGCTGACGAAGCGTCTCGCGGAGCTCTTGGATCCGTTGACGGAGCTGCTCCTTCTCCTCGTCGCTCATCTTCTCGCGACCCATGCGATTGATGTCCTCGGCGGAGTTCTCGAGATCCGCGGCGCTGGCGCCGAGGTCGCGCATGAGATCTTCAGCGGCCTTCGACAGCTCGCGATCCAGGCGATCGAGTTGGCGCTCTGACTTCTCGGCTTGCTCGCGCTCGCGATCGAGTCGCTCGAGCTCGCGCTCCTTCTTCTTGAGGAGACTCCGCTCTTCGTCAGAGCCGGCGTCGCCGAGACGCTCCTTGCGCTTGAGGAGGTCGGCCTTCAGATCCTCGCGACGCTTGTCGAGAGCGGCCTTCCGCTCGTCCTGACCCGCGCTCGCCTTCTTCAGCGCCTCGCGGAGCCGATCGAGCTGCGCCTTGTCGACGCCGCTCCCCTTCTCCTTCAGCTTCTTCGCCAGCTCCCGAAGCTTCTCGGAAGCCTCCGCGAGGTTCTGCTTCGAGAGCGCCTCGCCGGCGGGCTTCGAGAGCTCTGACTTCTTGAGTTCGTCGCCAATTTTCGCGAGCGCCTCTTCGAGGTCTTTTGCTGAGGCCTCGCGCCCGTTCAGGAGTTTGTCCTCGAGCGACTGGAGCTTGCGAAACGCATCGGTGCGATCGAGGCGCTTGTTCGCCAAGTCCTCGATCAGCTGGTTGAACTCGGTGATGGCGGCCTTGGTGTCGTCGCTCAGCGGCTTCTGTTCCATCTCCTTCAGGAACTCGCGCATCGCGTCCATGTCGTCGGCGGTCACCTCGAGGGCATCAATGGTCTTTGCGCCGGCGACGATCTCCCGCTGCCGCACCTCAAAGGCGAGCACGAGGCCGAGCGTCGCGGCGAGACCAGCGACCCACGCCACCTGGCGCGGCAAGCGGAGCGGGACAGCCTTCCGCGCGTCGACGCTCGGCGCCACGCGCAGCGCGTCGTCGATGGCGGCATCCATGAAGGCGCTGCGCTGCTCGCCCGGCAAGCCCGCGAACTCGAGCGCGCTCGAGAGCCGGTCGCTCAAGCCGTGGTGGCGATCCAGCGCCACAGCGCCAGCGCTCGGCGGGAGCCTTCGCGCGTACGCGACCGCCGTCGCAGCGAGCCAGGCGAGGCCGAGGCCACCGAGAACCCCGCGCGTCATGGCCTCGGGCACGACGCCCATCTTGCGCAACGCCGTGACGACAATGGCGCCACCGAGGCCGAAGGCGAGCGCCGTCGCCGACACGTGGAGCGCCCGGCCGAGGCGAAGGCGGCGCTCGGCACGGCGCACCGGCCGCACGATGGCGGCGAGGTGAGCAAGACTCGAGCGCGAGGTCTTCATAGCGAGAAGCGCGGCACGTGG contains the following coding sequences:
- a CDS encoding response regulator encodes the protein MSQEYSCLVVEDSPMMRQLLVFALARVKNLRVTEADDGVDGLRKLASGRYDIILTDINMPIMDGLKLVRRVRSDPTHKDVPIIIITTESAQEDRRRALELGANAYITKPIQAPQVIAKVRELLKIPS
- a CDS encoding glutamate--cysteine ligase — protein: MEKPAIDALTFAPIPYEGPRGVAAILAALEKHGWLAERETEGGPIIALTRGRASVTLEPGGQLELSGAPYRTVHEVADELEAHQRELAPIVKGLGLELLGLGFHPFATRAELPWVPKKRYAIMRDYLPTRGGRGLDMMLRTSTVQANLDFSSERDAMRKMRVLLALAPLVTALFANSPFVEGRRGEALSERGAVWLDVDPDRTGLLPRLFLPDASYTDYVEWALDVPMFLIKRGHEYLRNTGQTFRQFWKDGMGEHHATQADWRLHINTLFPEVRLKHTIELRSADSQSLALAPALAALAVGLVYDPRALDELEATLGDVTHDEVAALRREVYRLGLRSTFRGAPLQKLAEAVVTIADRGLERRAFADAQGKDERRHLDPLRALVLAGKTPAEALLARMDPAKDFRAEVVRVSALSTSSGS
- a CDS encoding VWA domain-containing protein, encoding MNKVKRFVLPAAALVLFAILAHVYLRYVIGAGPTLRFERGGETYELLAPRMLGLLLLAPYFLWVLGRSLADLPLAQRVLSIVLRIAFVALLAFGLARLARTGSTQKVSTVFLVDVSDSVPDLALDDAREAIQKAILEKPKDATFRVVTFARRPRLVAIDEGSTVVPPLTRHDPVTSPGAPPTVDGGAAGAPSAPTRAGLGAASDLAAALQLAYGLYPEGTLRRAVLFSDGVQTDGDILAEASRAAGFGVRLFTVPYQRPVPGEVAIRELRGPDKIKVGEAFDVRASVFSSRPQKVKATLRQGEAINGLDGVRTVDLPAGVSEVSFKSVVRVSGEVTYALELTDIAEDRFRENNRSSVTVSVPGRPTVLYVEGNQARASYLQSALSAQDFDVDVRGPREIPQSLRELERYDFVILSDAPADAVSMTQQEAIEGYVRDLGGGFLFAGGEAGYGLGGWYRTTIERMLPVRMDSEKKRDEPGVAMVLAIDRSGSMTGIKIEMAKAAAKATADTLSGEDLLEVIAFDSAPTRVVRMTPAKHRARIQNDIARIQPGGGTEIFPALDAAYTELRVTRARKKHVILLTDGQAPSAGIRDLVQAMVAEGVTVSSVGLGAEIDENLLRMVSDVGGGRFYKVLDPQSLPRVFTRETEMISRSAAVEEYFQPRVVQSADFLRGIDVRAAPYLHGYVATKMKPPPAQEVLQSELGEPILARWRVGLGWSVAWTSDVKNLWAVEWLKWPQYGQFWGQLVREHMRQKRGRVLDMRAEIDPATGHVRAAIDAVGVDDRFQNGLDAKLELKSERGGEVRRPPMRQTAPGRYEADFPLDRYGSFSLRATLEKVVDDGKGARSVVVAESYGHVSNPYPREYLALEADKATLARAAEATGGALSAPVARWFDAAGERIKFSEQLWSRFVLLAVLVFVLDLFVRRVRLFDRKKVARPSFGRASARG
- a CDS encoding VWA domain-containing protein produces the protein MTLAGLPLAQLLAIFGAAAALVTVFYILKLRRRAVAVPFSPLWNRILRDKEATSLFSKLKRLLSLLLQLALLVLLVLALGDPRAAASLVKGRNLVVLVDASASMQATDVSGTRLGSAKDEVRKMIRGLGGADRMLIAQMDAVTTALVPMSGDTAELERSLDRISATDTRVDFARALRFATDAVRGLERSEIVVVSDGNVGEAADASGAVRLGDAKLVYVPVGRGKRNVAITQFSVRRYPLDKSRYEVMLEVTNTSDTPEDVELSLFGDGVLVDLSKLRLAPGERLPRFYPNLSGASRALEARLGLVGGGHDDLPADDRAYALLPERRRAKVLVVSDGNTYLEAALLLDEYLDVTQVKPKDYAHAASSTYDVAIFDGATPAELPKAHALYLDPRGSGSPVKVGPEIDWPAFDKVDGKHPVARFLALESVGIRRAHRLTLGPGDRALGAVAGAPVLASGVRGGFKFVALGFDVRESDLPLRVAWPLFLVNTINWFTDEDASYLSSFRTGEVWRITAQGEGAATLTMPEGEHKQVPIHEGRAVFLGTRAGFYELESGGGAKTSFAANLLDVTESTIAPAPELVVDGQRAAALAGFQLGVRREIWVYLLILAVLLTALEWATYHRRLTV
- a CDS encoding DUF58 domain-containing protein, producing the protein MGLLESLGLRARRSQGDDAGEELFDDEFQRKLDYLALVSRRAFAGRLRAERRTKKTGSGVEFADHREYQPGDDIRYLDWSVFQRFDKLLLRLYEEEEDLAIYFILDASVSMAFKEGGGLGRKLPYGKRITAALAYVALANLDRVEVVTTSDRVVSRMPETRGKARIFKIFRYLRQQTATGTTNLEDALRAFVAQHKRRGIVVLVSDLYDPAGFERGINVLRYAKFEPFVVHVVDPADAHPKLQGDVLVYDCETGDEREVTVTSAVLERYAKAYEGYLADVERFAATKQVPYVRADVTVPFDEMVLRVFRRGGFLR